CCGTCTCTGTCCATGTCTTTATTCCTCCTTATATTCTCCCGCTCCCTTTGGTTCGGGCTGTGAAAAGGTCACAAGCGGTACTGAGCCTGACAGGCGGGGTGTGAAAGTCTTTGCGACTTGTTAAGTTCAGGCAGTCAGAACCATGATGGTAGTTCCTCAGactaatataaataaatgtttgttattttcttcacatAAAGTTTTTTGATAGCAGTATCTGTGTGTCCTCTTGGAGTCAATAAACTAGATTGAATGGCAACACAGCATGTGCTTTACTGGAGACGTGAACCACATTAATTTGGTTATgaggcttgggttttttggtttagACTTTGAAACAGTTTTAAGTGCTGTTCTTGATGTGTTGTAGCAACACAGGTAACGCTGCTGTTTGCTATCCTTTGCATAAAGCTGCTGGTAATGCCAGCCTCTTGGCTGCCCCTGAGGATAACACCTTCCAACTGCATGCTgaacctgtgtgtgtgtgtcgcAGTTCATAAGAATTGATTCTCCTATGGAAGTCTATATATTGGCATGCAGAAAAGAGAtggttcaatttttttttcagttgaaaaactataaaaataattggaaattGCTTTAACACTTGCTGAACACAAATTCTGAAGCGTTTAACATCTCCTTTGGGCATAAATTGGGAAGAAGGTAACTGATTTATGTAACATGTACTTGATAAGTCATGAatcctaaaaaacaaacaaacaaacaaaacttaaCAAGCTATTATGAGTAGagcataatttgttttttaaatattggtTTAAAAAGATACATATATGTACATGGTTTGGCTTGCCTGgtcttaaaaattacattttttcccgTGCTATTCCAGATTCAGTACATTTTAAGATAATGAAAAAGTCTCTTCTGCCAAACTTCTGAGTTAACATTTGCCAAAATCTAAGtcaatgctgctttttaaaaccataTGTATGTATTGCAATGCTGATTTGTCCACTTCTAAAAGGAAACTATTTACATTCAGGactaatgtttttttcccacctgTTATGGTTttgtaagatttttaaaaaaaacaaacaaaccctctCAAAAAATGCCAGTACTATTGTATTGATCATAAGAAAATGTCATGGAACCTGTCATCTGAGAACAAAATTGAAGTGTTTTGTCTTGTAGATCAGTTTTTAGTGTAATAGGAGAAGCAGATGAATTTGGGTTTGCATGTCTCTTAATATCTGGAGTTTTATAAGTTTAAAGTGGGAAAACTGTATATTTAATtggtttttattcttaaaaaaatacctcagCTAGATTAGGAATATGATGTTCTCAGACATCTCAAGAGAACTAAAAATACTGAGATTTCAAAATTATCTAAGTGAAAGAGATTTTGCAGGACTTAAAACTGTAGATAAATTTTAAGATAGATGGTAAAAGAAACCACAAGGAACAAATGTCCCAAGTGACTTTATGATTTCCACAGAGCGTAACCTCCTAAGTTCAAAGGAATATCATTCTCAATAGGGGGAATTTTTCAGTATAGTTCTTTGATTTCAATTActgtcctttaaaaaagaaaacaaacaccaaaccaaaacagaaaaaactaaataataataattcctgAACACATGCAGTTTCAGGTATGGATTTTAAAACTAGTGGGCACCTATGAGGCAGAGATGGCTAACAGCATTCTTTCATAAATCTAGGCTGTATTAGATTACAAAATTATGCATTGTAAAGAGGCTTCCATTGTATTATTTCAGTCCAGTGACAGAAGCAAAGATTTATTTGCACTACAGGTAATATTGTGGAAAGTATCGATACAAgcttgttttcaaaacagactGATTATGATTTAATTTCATACTTTGGAGAGCTTTTATAGAATGTCATTAAAGGTTACTACTTCCATAGCTCTATTTCTAGTAAgaaaactttttgttttctaaggtgtatatttatatattggTTTCTGAATAAAAACTGAATcaactcccttttttttcagttcagcgTTACAGAGTTTAATGTGtctgttttaaaatttccttcccTCAGAATCATATTTTGGGGACAAAAGTTCCTGCATAGAAAACACTAGCACATTGAATCTCACAAGTTCCTCTTCTGTGCGAGGCCTGAGCAGTGCATGTGCAGGAAAACCACCCCTCTCTTCCAGCAGATCTGTTTGCAGAAACCATACCCCTCTCATGGGATATTCAGGTAAGTTTAACAGCTCTTGAAGCatactttatttttgttacGTGATACAGTAGGATACAGAACACACTGTGTTTTATACTACAGAGAATGCCTGCCAATGAAATGTGCCACCCATAGGGGAAAATACAGCTTCAAATACTGAGCAGATGTTTTGGTGTCATGGCCTCTTGTAACTTACTTTGTGTTCATGTATGAATTATCAGTATAGTTACAATTAAAGGCTTTTTTCAAACTGTCCAAAATTGAATTACTTTTGTGGACGTGTTGGTTTGTGTGGTAACTGAAGAGCCCAAATTTATGCACATTTTAATCAGCATTGTAGATTGCATATCGTGATGTCATTCTCACATTTCTGATGGAAGTTTCACACATTTGGTGTTGGCATCTTCAAATGTGTATAATTCTTCAGAAGAACACACTGTTGGTCACTGACTGTATGTTTTCCAGTGGAGTTTTTTATATTTGGGAAAACTTAAGTCAAACTAACTTTAAGGTACTAAAAACActgcttaaaacaaaacacacctaAATGAAAGTCAATTTATGTGGTCTCAAGTGTACtgcagatatatatatttttgaatAGTTTAGTGTAAAATCAGACGAAACAAATATGTATACACACGTGAACAGacacatttataaaaaaactTGTTGTTTCCCCTGACTTGATCAGATGTAAGCCACCTTGACCGGAGTTGTGCTTTTAGTGGAATATTAACTTCCTGTATCTCTCAAATTAATACACCTAATTTTAACTAGCGGTAATAGCTATGCGTTATTTTAAATggcaaatatttaataaaagccATGCCTTTTTTGTTTAGTAATGAGGTAGTGACTcagaaactgtattttcacTTACTACAGAAATGTGATTAGTTCTGACGATCTTAAGTGGATTAATTCAACTGGTCTTTTACCATGAGAGTCTGACTTTTTTACTTAGGAAAGTGTGCCTTGCCTCCTTGGTATGGCAAGTAAGTAATTcaacaaaaagaatttttaattttaactgaaGTTTGAGAGAGGACTTTCCATTAACATAGGAATATAAGCATACATTTCACTTGGAGCATCACGGTATGATTTTGCAAATGTAAAGTAGTGGTTCTTAACTGAATGTTTACAACTGTTTTTCAGTTACATCTTCATCTGCAGTCTCTTCTCATACTGCTGCATCAGTTATTGTAGCTGTAGTAGAAGGAAGAGGCCTTGCCAGAGGTGAAGTAGGAATAGCCAGTATTGACTTAAAAAGTCCTGAGGTGATATTATCACAGTTTGCAGACAATACAACTTATGCCAAGGTATTGTTGAATACTTAATTGCTATATCACTTACAGTCAGATTATtgtgactttttaaataaaacttatGACTAATGGGAAATTAGACTTCGTTtataagaagaaatttttcagaagtgaaatcatagaattagccgggttggaagggacctcagagatcatctagtccaacccttaaaAAAAGTAACAAGTTCTAGAAAATTCATGGTCTTGAAAGGACTGTTATTATTTCTGAGGCTCAAATTTTAGATGAAGaggaaagaacatttttgtgaaagaaaaatagcatttctgcAAAAAATAGTGTGTTTGAACTATGTGGGAGTTAGATGCTTTGTTTTGAAGAGCTTTTGGCAATACCTGGTAGTAGAACTGGCAAGTATTTTCCATTAGGAAGAACAGCTCTGAGAGCAGAACTGCAAAAATGGGGAGTAGGGTAACTATAGGTCTGGCTTTTTATGGTTGCGTAAGTATGTTagtatgtatgtatgcatgtattTAGTTTCTCAGTTAGTTCAAAATTTACTCAGTTTACAGCCAACTGTTATGCCTACCAGCACTGCATACTCTGCACTAATTTGGAAAATAATCTCTGCTTCATACAACACTAGCATTAAtaaaacacttaatttttttaaatagatatgCATGCTAGAAAATAATGTGGCTGGTAGCATCTTtacaatattaaataaaaactaaattgAATTAGGAGATTAAGTAGATACAGCTCAAAATATAAACAGCTATCATATCTATTTACTAAAATATATGTTgcataatgtaatttttttaaatcactaaTGCTTGTAAAGGTTATCCTGCTCCCAAGATATGAGTACATATTGAACGTGGCAGCTGCAGAAGTATTTTTGTAACGTACAGTACTTAAAATGAGATATGCACATTGACAGTGTGGGTGCACGAGAAAATGTAGGCATTGAAATGATGATGTTGCAACTTATATGACAATTTGCAagtttaaaagtgaaaaatttatATGCTTgtacctagaaaaaaaatgtaatcaaaAGAATAAGACTAGAATTCTGCAAGGAAGCCTCATATTATTTCTATGGATTGTTTCCTAATTTTAATGGTTTAGTAGAGATTACTGATACATCTGTGAGTAAAAGGCTTTCTTATTAGCAAGGAGTAGCTGTGTTTATAGTCTGTAGTCTCTCCTGATGTACTCTGTAAGGGTGACGAAGGGCATTACTGTACCATTACATTTCTCTTGCTCAAACTGAGAAGTGTTTGAGCTACCCTAACTCTTCCACCACCCCTTTTAGTTTTCTCTTGAATTTAATGATAAAATGCAGTTACTTCTCAAGTCTTTCCTACATGGTCTTTAGATTCTGAGAACATGGCTTTCTCCTCTGTTTCTCAGGCTTGTAACTCAGTGTACTTCTTCTGTGAGTGCCTGTCAGGATGTACGCATTTagtattttccttcttgagCATTCTAAAATATGTCCGCCTTAGTTGTACACATATCTTACTAATTATACATTTAGATTACAATGTCCTCCATTCTTGGGCATGCCTGATACTGTATtgatcatccagtccaaataaaataaataaatacataaatacataaataaaagacCTGATAGAAAACAACAAATTTTTCCCAAAGGCGCTTTGTGTCCCAGTTCCTTATCAAAATCTCAATTATCTTTAACAATACTGTCTATTTCTTGATGAGCTAACTTCTTACAGTGTCACTGTTgatgttttgtattttgcattgtattttatttttcttgggcaccccttttattttttaatattctgtaaattaattaaggaaaaatttcCTGTATTTATAAGTTCATCAAGGTTTGCTTTAACTGTGATaactctgaaaaaaagtttccaaatTATAGAAGTTATCAGAAAATTTAATCTTTATTTAGAAGACTGAAACTATTATTTTAAGATATAAGTATTCTGTAATTCTTTATTGCTGGTTCATTATTGTGTAAAAGCGTTGTAGAATAGGTGTGGGTTTTATTCAatgattttgaatttttttgttcaggTTATCACTAAACTCAAGATTTTAACACCACTAGAAATAGTAATGTCAAACACTGCTTGTGATCCAGGGAACACAACAAAATTATTCAGTCTGATAACAGAACATTTCAAGGTAGGCTCTTAAATTTCATTCCATGTTTTAGAGTTCTTGTTCAACACTGCTATATGATTGATAATTTAAGTTTTTCAAAACTTCTCAGTCTTTAAATGCAGtaaatttttggtttttctattgtttttgGGCCTCGTTTTACCACAGTAAGGATTAATCTAAGTGCAGCTCCAATACTGCCAGTTCTAATCCTGAAAATTACAGGGATTAATAAAACAAGCAAGACACTGACTAAAAccagaaagtttttttctggcatTGAAATAGTTTGAGCAATACTGAATTTAGGAAATGTTCAGAGATCAGATAATCCAGCATTTTCCATTGATCCTTTGTTCTTTCAACCTGATAGACAGATAAGTGGGTAAGTAAGTAGATAGATAGAAATATTGTATCTCAGAGTAGGAAAAAGAGCACTGCCAGAGTAAAAGAGGGCAAGGTGTACTAGTACATGTTATTTATGAGTACTAAAGCctcagaactttaaaaaaactattaaTTACTACTTGAATCACTTCCATGTCTACACTGCTGATAGCTTCTTCACAGGCCCTCTTCTACTTTTTGacctctcctctttttcttgtaTAAAGCACACATTTTTGTGTGTCAAAGGCTTTCAGTTACAATGGCCAATATATCTTTATTCTGTATTTGCCCTTGAAAGCTTGATCGTGATCCTTTGGGCTTAAACTTGGCGagggaaaaaatacaacatGAATTTGAGCTGCCTTAATACTAATGTGAAAATAACACTTccaaaaaagtaaatattttaaaccaaatCCAGGTTGTATTCCATAGGTACTCTACCAGAGAGAAGGAGGGATGAGTGTCATTACTGTGGCTTGCTTGTGCTAATAAGCTGGAATGAATACTTCCACAAAGAGAAGTTTCTGAATCAATTGATAGGTTTTCTTAGAAACATGAATCACTAATAGAGAAGcctttctaatgaaaaaaaaaccaaaacaaacctcttAAATTTTTAACTATTTGCTAACTGCATCTTCACAGAATGTGACTTTTACAACTGtccaaagaaaatacttcaatGAAACAAAGGGTTTGGAATATATAGAACAATTGTGTGCATCTGAGTTCAGCACCATTTTCATGGAGATTCAATCGAAGtatgtttaaggaaaaaatgtacTGTGTCCAGATAAGTGTTAACAGCTTTTTACATACTTAGTACACAAGTCTGTGGCTTGTTGCAGAAGATAGAATATTATGATAgagctgctgttttattttgccCTCCTGTGTTAGTGTTTGTGATACACCTAGGAATTTAAATAGAAAGCCTGTtatggcttttttgttttggtttggtttggttgtttgttggttttcacAGCTTTccacttgctgctttttattatttcctttaagaaaggaaacaacTTTACGTCTATGATTGCCTTTCTGGCCTCAGCAAATGTTGTCCTTGTACCAACAATTTTAAATAGTGATACTTGGTGACCTAGATCTTCATTTCAAGCTATGTGTAACTAGTGAAATGCATATATTCACACTACCAGCTATGTAGTGTAGGGTGTCAAGTGTACAGGCACTCAAACTTTCATGAATACATAAATCTGCCCTGTACATGGGTTAGTGCATACTTAAAACATAATGCTTTTTCAGTGCTATCAGTCCCAGTAGCTGTGAAGCAGAAGTGTGAATATGATTTCCTTAGTGCACCACTTGGTTCTGTGGTATTTAGGTGGCACTACTCAACATTCATTAAAGATTGTTTCTTTCCAAGGTACTACTGtcttgcagctgctgcagctctgctaaAATATGTTGAATTTATTCAAAATTCAGTTTATGCTCCTAAATCACTCAAGGTGCGTTTCCAAGGGAGTGAGAAAACAGCTATGATAGATTCATCATCAGCACAAAATCTTGAACTAGTAATTAACAACAGAGATTCTAGGTAAGAATACTTAAGTTTACAAATTAGTTTTGTAAAGTCGTATTTCACCAGCTTTCGGTGATGCTTGTGTCAAAGACCTGGCCatcatatttatttctgtattacaAAACTTATATACCATTCagggctttttaaaaagtatttgaacagagaaaagcattaaaattcaGCACAAAATTTCTAGCACAGAAAATCCTAGAAGTGAATTGCAGTGAGAGATGATACGTAGTCATCTTTACATTGAtgtctgtattttattaaaacttaCAAATACTATAATGTTGATgcaaaatttcacagaaagtgaaatgaaataGGCAACATTTCTGCAGTGTATTTCTATACTTTGTAAAATGATACAATGAGGACTATTAATATATTAAGTTCAGTTAGGTTACCTAACTTCCTGAACTGTTGTAATTCATATAATAAACATGGCAAACAAAGAGGTGGTAAGCATCCCAAAAGCATGCCTCTTACCTGAAAATGTCACTGGACATTTACCATCATAATTTTCTGAGTGTTTTCTTCACATCCATTTGGTTTTCAAAGGAACGGTCACACACTTTTTGGTGTCCTAAATTACACTAAAACTCCAGGTGGAAGTCGAAGACTTAGGTCCAATATCCTGGAGCCGCTGGTTGATGCTGAAACAATTAACATGAGATTGGATTGTGTTCAGGAATTACTCCAGGATGAGGAGCTCTTTTTTGGTCTTCAAGCAGGtagtagtttattttttaatagaaagtattacatttcctttaaacatattttctaaACTATGGGAGGATGCAGTGTGACTCAATATGCttgaaaagtaattattttatgatttgtCTGGTGACATATAATGGACACTTACTTTCTGAAGTAAACTTTATTATGATAgttacagtttttttaaaaaaagttaatttctctgaaacagTGTATAGAAGTCAGTTAGCTAGTAGCTTCTTAGAAGAACTTGAGTTTTTCTCTTTACTACTATGGCTAGGCATACTGTGTTGAAAGTATACATAATGCatacaataaaaacaaataaaggaaTCACCAATTTAAGACTTGTgcatgcatatttttttctgttgcttgaaCAAATACACTGGTCCAGACAAatgtaacaaaaagaaaaacacctgaAGCTTGACTAATTTTCATCACAACAGAAATAAACGCAATCTGAGGAAAATAATATCGCTGAATTTGTATGTGTCCACCTGTACAATAATCACTACATGCTTAGGTATAGTAAGCATATttatgacaaaataattttgatagCTATGTTTTATCCTGTTTTTTGTGAAGATAGAATGAAAGATAAAGATTAGCATTAGTATCACTATGTAATTATGTGCATTTAAAAAGtagattttattaaaatttcagttcagtttctgatctatttgcttttgctttacAGTTATCTCAAAATTTCTGGATACAGAACAACTACTTTCAGTTTTGGTACAAATTCCAAAGCAGGATACAGTACGTTTCCTCAGATGATCAGTTATCTGGCTATAACATGCAGTAAATAAATGTGATATCTATAAATATGTATGTTGATATAAAATATCATAGATAccaaatatataattaatattgtTACAACTCTTTTACATCTCAGTGTCTTCTTACATGCTGAATTACTTGTTTAGATAAATGACTTGTCTGGTGCCACTTCAAGAAATCAGGTACAGACTCCAGCAAGACTGTAACAGATGCAGATGAATCTCTTTAGTACCATATCTAAAAAGCTGAATGTTAATTGCTTCCATCTTCCCTTGAAGAGATCTCTGACATGAGAGAAGGATCAGCTGTATGATTACAGCTGTTGGACTGGATGCCTTTATGTATATGTAGGACCATATACAACAAACTTTTAGCTACTGATGGGCAAACTCGCACTCGGCAATGTAAAATTTAGGTAAATGTTTTTATGCAGCTCTACACTGAGTTTTTGAAGTGATCTTATTAAAGTATTTTAgcaattttcattaaaagtctGGATCTGTTACAGTTTTGCTAGTTCTGAAGTACTTTTTTAAACAGGCAGACATGCAAACAATAccaatatttataaaattttcaACAGGTTAAAACTGCTGAATCAAAAATAACTAATTTAATTTACCTGAAACATACTTTGGAACTTGTGGAGCCTCTAAAAGTAAGCTATGGTTTGTtcgtgtttttttttaaataaactacagactatttttttccttatacaGTGCAGTTTATTAAATCCCTCAAGTTATAAGGGACCAGTAGGGCTCACTgagtcaaaaaaagaaatttactttCTTTCTCACAGAACACAGTGCTGCTAACAGTGTTATTTTTTAAGTCaattgaaaatatgtttttaattccAATACTCTTTAAGAACGGTATTCCTACAATTACCTGGATAATAGGTTTTACAACAAGCATTTAAGTTAAATGCCTGCTCAGATTCCATATGCTGCTTATACAACTGCTCTTAAGCCCCTCAGTGAATCTAAGAACTTTCAGTCCTTCAAAAAGACCATAAAAAGAAGTAACTGTTCATGTCCCTGTTTTAATCATCAACAGGCTGCTTTAAGGAGCTGTAACACACCGCTGCTAAAGGCTTATTACAATTCTCTTGAAGATACAAGGTATTTGTCTTAATACTTTAGCTAGCATGTTAAAAACTTTCATCTTTCTGAAGAATGTAAGGTTTTAGATGTTTGCTTACATGTAATCATAGGTATAGCTCAGTTCTTTTGcctaaaatctgattttaattcTCAAAAATTCTAACTTTAGCtgactaaacaaaacaaaactaaaagaaaagaaaaaaaaaggaaaaaagcaaactagAAAATTAGCTATGATACTGCAATTGCTGATGAACTgcacttcattaaaaataaatctggaaaGAGAAATAGTAATTTCCTGGAGTACCCATAATAATGCAAAAGTCAACAGTTATCTGTATGGTTGAGAAATAATTTATGTCTCCCAAAGATTTGAGTGATATCTTTAGTCAGGCTTCGATATAGACATACTGAATTCTGAAGTGAAAATAGACATGAACtgtagtgttttgttttaacagtaGATAATGTGCTTCAGTTATTTGTAGTACTCTTATTTGTAATTTTGAAATGACatagcaaataaaaattgtaaaGTATTATGTAGCTAATTGTTGAAACAACTGATATTGCAGATTTGGAATTATACTTGAAAAGATTACTACTGTGATTAATGATGACACAAGGTACACAAAGGGATGTCTGAGTATGAGGACCCAGAAATGCTATGCTGTTAAGCCTAACATCAATGAATTCCTTGACATAGCTCGTAGAACATACACAGAAATTGTTGATGACATAGCAGGTATTTCTAAGCCAAGATTTTAATTCATTTGGAGTCCAAATTACATTGCATGTGACATAGAAGCCATGTAATCATATCTATTGTAACCTTCTCATATTTGAGAAGTGGTATTAGTATAAACTGATTGAGATTCCTAAGTAGCTGAGGAACATTTGAGTTATCTAGTGGGATTCTTCCTTTGtagataaatttttaaattaagtttattttaataaagttaAACAATTATATTGTGATTCCTGTGTTTAAAACTGTTGCTCTTTCTCctctaaaagtaaaaaaaagttaaagtaATGTAAGAGAGATATTCCAGCTAGAACACTCTGCATAGAACATGTAAATCTCTGTTTTAGCTTCTTGATTCAAAATAGctgaggtttttgggttttatattttatacagTCTTGATCTATCTGCAGACTACTTTTTAGGAAAGCTATTAAGAGTTGGAAATTATGAATTACCATGTTAGTTACCTGACACATTGAACACCTGTCAGTCACGTTAACAGTATGTATCTTTGTACAGCACAAAcgtgtgtgtgtttatgtgcACAAATGTATGTATTCTGCTCACATCTTTATTTGTGGTATGTAGGTATGATAGCACAGCTTGCAGAAAAGTACAGCCTGCCAATGAAAACAAGTTTCAGTTCTGCTCGTGGATTTTTTATCCAAATGAATGCTGATTGTTCAACATTACCCAGTGGCCAGCTTCCATCAGAATTTACAAAGGTATCTGTAGCAAAGATGTTTTTTCATAGTATGTTTGTATACTTGATGTATATAGACTGCATAATACAGTAATGAAATACACATTATACAGTAATTTAAGCAACAATTCAAGTGAAGATATCTAGACATAAATGAAGATATAATTGGTATGTTTTTATAACTGCCCTATTTCTAGTTATACTTAATATAGTCAGAAACGTGCAATTACATGCAATTATGTTGTGTGTAAATATAAAGTTGTATATCTTCCTGATAACTGTGTTCTCTTACATGGACTTTTTGGCTAAAATTTATATGGGGAAAAATTAAACCAGGCATGGGTTTTTCTGTTTACCCCCTTACCCATATTGTTTCCGGTTTTATTGTTAGACAGTGTTTTTGTTTCTGATAATAAGGCAAGTTCTTATTGTTGGTTTGAATTTCCTGTAGAtcactaaaatgaaaaacacataTAGCTTCACTTCTtcagatttaataaaaatgaatgaaagatGTCAAGAGTCCCTGAGAGAAATATATCACATGACCTACTTGTAAGACCATTTTCTACTATTTAATACTTGCCAAGCTCATTTATTTTGTCCATTTATCAGCAAACTACATGTTTTCTTAAAGCTGTCTTTCTGTTAACTTATGGCTACTTAAATAATCCAAAGCAATACTGATTGCGTGTACTTcatgtgactgaaaaaaaccccatattgTGTTAAATGTGATTAGAAATATATAGGCATTTATTAATAAAGGTGACCgttgtatttattaatttttatgggTGAATAATCTACATGAAATGACACAATGAATGCATTATTTTTGTAGTGCAGAATCTTTACTTTTAATCAGTTTCTTGCATTTACAGTAGAATTACTTCTGTATTTTGTCCTTGCTACATGTCACGTTGCTCTGCTGTCTATTTCAGAAGACTTACTAAGTAGAATGTTGCATGTCAGTTTAATGGAAATTCTTTCTAGAAATCAGGAGGGTGTTTATTAACATGAAGGACTAGGGGATTAGAATTACATTGGACATGTTAATAAAACATACTTGATTCCTTTGTGAAGCTTTCTTACGAGCTGTTGGTATTTGAGCTATGTGTCTTAGGTTTGAGAGCAGAATTTTATCTGAGATGATGGTATAAgatcttaattttcttcaaggacctttatacatttttttttacgTCTCGCAGAGATGATTTCGTTTTATGAGTAGCCTATCAAAATGCGTGCAGTGTTTCTGTAAGCTGTATAAAGTGACAGTATGTGCTGTGCAACAACTAAATCAGTGTCTTGTTTCAGAATAGTGTGTAAACTCTTGAACGAGATCTATGAACACATTCATTGCCTGTACAAGCTGTCTGATATTGTGTCAATGCTGGATATGCTGCTTTCATTTGCCCATGCCTGCACACTTTCTGATTATGGTGAGCTGCTGTTTTGATTCTGTCATGGGCCAGATAAAGACTCTCCTGTTGGAGAACATCCAGGCTGTTTTGTGTGGTTCTCCAATTGCTAAGCCCACCTCAT
The sequence above is drawn from the Calypte anna isolate BGI_N300 chromosome 8, bCalAnn1_v1.p, whole genome shotgun sequence genome and encodes:
- the MSH4 gene encoding mutS protein homolog 4 produces the protein MAMQRGSSAANTSGKAATSAASGSYTGRDSSTSGLGGRGAHTPRYTLGLLQTPRSSADSSGGFSSGGVRPGSSSGEGFAPSRAARGSRVKPLAPGRGESYFGDKSSCIENTSTLNLTSSSSVRGLSSACAGKPPLSSSRSVCRNHTPLMGYSVTSSSAVSSHTAASVIVAVVEGRGLARGEVGIASIDLKSPEVILSQFADNTTYAKVITKLKILTPLEIVMSNTACDPGNTTKLFSLITEHFKNVTFTTVQRKYFNETKGLEYIEQLCASEFSTIFMEIQSKYYCLAAAAALLKYVEFIQNSVYAPKSLKVRFQGSEKTAMIDSSSAQNLELVINNRDSRNGHTLFGVLNYTKTPGGSRRLRSNILEPLVDAETINMRLDCVQELLQDEELFFGLQAVISKFLDTEQLLSVLVQIPKQDTVKTAESKITNLIYLKHTLELVEPLKAALRSCNTPLLKAYYNSLEDTRFGIILEKITTVINDDTRYTKGCLSMRTQKCYAVKPNINEFLDIARRTYTEIVDDIAGMIAQLAEKYSLPMKTSFSSARGFFIQMNADCSTLPSGQLPSEFTKITKMKNTYSFTSSDLIKMNERCQESLREIYHMTYLIVCKLLNEIYEHIHCLYKLSDIVSMLDMLLSFAHACTLSDYVRPEFTDTLAIKQGWHPILEKIAVEKPVSNNTYLAEGNNFVIITGPNMSGKSTYLKQIALCQIMAQIGSYVPAEYCSFRITEQIFTRIGMDDDIETNASTFMKEMKEITYIIQNANDKSLIIIDELGRGTSAEEGIGICYAVCEYLLNSKAFTLFATHFLELCHIDALYPNVENCHFEVQHVRSSAGSREKIAYTYTLSKGYTEEKNYGLKAAEVSSLPSSVILDAREITNRIAKKILHRQKSTPEMMKQRAVYQLAMRLVQTARNSRLDTDSLRIYLKGLKKKCEDSCTAPRRNDEQK